The sequence GTTTCTTTTGCTGAGGTTTTGAAGAAAGTGTTTCATACCAACGCCCTCGTCTCCAGATTGGGAGGGGACGAATTTATTGTTGTCCTAGAAGCACACGATCGAGATATCAAGAAATGTATGAAAGAAATCGATCATCTATTAGCAAAGAATCCCGATAGATTTATTCAAAATTTAAGGTATAGCTACGGCTATCAAAAGTTTTCCACTCAAATGACAGTAGATGAGTTGTATACATTAGTGGATGAAAAGATGTATCAGGATAAAAAAACGGCGAAATCTGTGTGATTTGCAAATAGAAATGGAAGAGTTAACAGGCTGAGAAGTATAATGTCGGCCTGTTTAACAATATAAGTATATAATTACTTGTTGAATTGCAGAAGGCGCTTAGAATAGGGGTTGACCGATTATGTCAGTGAGCTGCTTAGTGTTTACTTATTATTCAAGTGTTAGAAGATCGCTCCGGTCAACCACTCCTGCGGGGCACGGCAGTACGTATGCTGTAATCCGTTTTATTGGCAGCTTAATATACATAAGTAGTTATGGATCAAGTTGCTGCTACTATTACAGCTGTTGAAACGAATATAACGGTGATGCCTGTAATAAGTTTGATAAAACCTTTCCTTGTCAGTTTTTTCTCCTCATCAACATCATTCCGGACAAACAAGAACAAGACGATGTAACCAATGATGAACATAATGATGAATAAAAAGCTTTGCATATACACTTCTCCTTTTCTAATACAGCTTTGCGAAAATACAAAAGGAAATAAAAATCGTACTTATCATAAGTGAAGCAAGAATAGCTATCAAATAGGATGCAGAAAGTTGTAACAGATTCGTTTGCAGTAGCAGTGAGAAAATCATGACATAAAGTAAAAAGGCAAAGATCGAGAAATAGGCACCCTTTTGCTTAATTATTTTTACTCTCTCATCCTTTTTTACAAAATGCGGAAAAAGATAATATAGACAAAAAGACATAATCGATAATGATAAAAATGTATACGTAATTGCTAATGGTGCTTGTTGGACGATTATCGCAGTTGCTAACATGAGTAAGGCAAGCACAGTGAACAAACATCCGAGTATGAAATATGCTAAACGATTATACAACTTGATCACTCCTCTGAATCTTCGAGTAAAAAAATTTCTTCCACATAAACATTAAAAATCCTTGCTATTTGCATGGCTAGGGGAAGAGAAGGATTGTATTTTCCTTTTTCGATAGAGATAATGGTCTGCCTGGATACACCTAGCGCGTTAGCTAAATAATCTTGAGAATATTGATGCGTATTTCGAATTTCTTTCAACTTGTTTTTCAATCCCATCACTTCCTTGTTCGTTAATATCATT is a genomic window of Gracilibacillus salinarum containing:
- a CDS encoding DUF3976 domain-containing protein, producing the protein MQSFLFIIMFIIGYIVLFLFVRNDVDEEKKLTRKGFIKLITGITVIFVSTAVIVAAT
- a CDS encoding permease yields the protein MYNRLAYFILGCLFTVLALLMLATAIIVQQAPLAITYTFLSLSIMSFCLYYLFPHFVKKDERVKIIKQKGAYFSIFAFLLYVMIFSLLLQTNLLQLSASYLIAILASLMISTIFISFCIFAKLY
- a CDS encoding helix-turn-helix transcriptional regulator, whose product is MKNKLKEIRNTHQYSQDYLANALGVSRQTIISIEKGKYNPSLPLAMQIARIFNVYVEEIFLLEDSEE